A region of Arabidopsis thaliana chromosome 5, partial sequence DNA encodes the following proteins:
- a CDS encoding TRAF-like family protein (TRAF-like family protein; FUNCTIONS IN: molecular_function unknown; INVOLVED IN: biological_process unknown; LOCATED IN: membrane; EXPRESSED IN: 7 plant structures; EXPRESSED DURING: seedling growth; CONTAINS InterPro DOMAIN/s: TRAF-like (InterPro:IPR008974), MATH (InterPro:IPR002083); BEST Arabidopsis thaliana protein match is: TRAF-like family protein (TAIR:AT5G26260.1); Has 436 Blast hits to 363 proteins in 16 species: Archae - 0; Bacteria - 2; Metazoa - 0; Fungi - 0; Plants - 428; Viruses - 0; Other Eukaryotes - 6 (source: NCBI BLink).): MNNQKWSIGFISLAFLFITSSSAEFIIQQVTKGRGIEYNSSYSLEENLGVTRELREERPSSKIVTITSFSVIKGRGEPYESSVFEAAGYKWIEETNSLPLGWEVNVDLKLFVHNGKLHKYLTVTDGLVKRYNNAKKEWGFGQLIPRSTFYNANEGYLDQDTGSFGAEIFIVKPAQQQEKVTFISNPPNNVFTWKILRFSTLEDKFYYSDDFLVEDRYWRLGFNPKGDGGGRPHALPIFLFAQGHKANAVATNTWGAVNLRLKNQRSTNHRQIYSAAWYPIGSGYGVGVNNIILLADLNDASKGYLVNDAIIFEAEMVKVSITNIVSA, encoded by the exons CAGAGGAATAGAGTACAACAGTTCTTACAGTCTCGAGGAGAATCTTG GAGTGACAAGAGAGTTGAGAGAAGAGCGACCATCGAGTAAGATAGTGACAATAACAAGCTTCTCAGTGATTAAAGGCAGAGGAGAACCCTAtgaatcctctgtttttgaggCTGCTGGTTACAAATG GATCGAAGAGACAAACTCTCTTCCATTAGGTTGGGAAGTGAATGTTGATCTCAAACTCTTTGTCCATAATGGGAAGCTACACAAATATTTGACTGTTACAG ATGGCTTAGTGAAGCGATATAACAATGCGAAAAAAGAATGGGGTTTCGGACAATTGATTCCTCGATCAACATTCTACAACGCGAACGAAGGTTACCTTGACCAGGACACTGGTTCTTTTGGTGCTGAGATCTTTATTGTTAAACCGGCTCAACAACAAGAGAAAGTTACATTCATATCAAACCCTCCAAACAATGTTTTCACTTGGAAGATACTTCGTTTCTCTACCTTGGAAGATAAATTCTATTACTCCGATGATTTTCTCGTTGAAGACCGATACTG GAGACTAGGATTTAACCCGAAAGGGGATGGAGGAGGAAGACCACATGCACTTCCAATCTTCCTATTTGCTCAAGGCCATAAGGCAAATGCAGTTGCTACAAACACTTGGGGAGCGGTTAATCTGCGGTTAAAGAATCAACGAAGTACTAACCATAGACAAAtatatt CTGCAGCTTGGTACCCGATTGGAAGCGGTTATGGTGTGGGAGTGAACAATATCATACTGTTAGCTGATTTAAACGATGCATCAAAAGGATATTTGGTGAATGATGCCATTATCTTTGAAGCTGAAATGGTTAAGGTCTCTATAACCAACATCGTCTCCGCTTAA
- a CDS encoding TRAF-like family protein (TRAF-like family protein; FUNCTIONS IN: molecular_function unknown; INVOLVED IN: biological_process unknown; LOCATED IN: membrane; EXPRESSED IN: 8 plant structures; EXPRESSED DURING: seedling growth; CONTAINS InterPro DOMAIN/s: TRAF-like (InterPro:IPR008974), MATH (InterPro:IPR002083); BEST Arabidopsis thaliana protein match is: TRAF-like family protein (TAIR:AT5G26300.1); Has 30201 Blast hits to 17322 proteins in 780 species: Archae - 12; Bacteria - 1396; Metazoa - 17338; Fungi - 3422; Plants - 5037; Viruses - 0; Other Eukaryotes - 2996 (source: NCBI BLink).), translated as MNNQKWSIGFISLAFLFITSSSAEFIIQQVTKGRGIEYNSSYSLEENLGVTRELREERPSSKIVTITSFSVIKGRGEPYESSVFEAAGYKWRLVLYVNGNKNDGGNDHISLYARIEETNSLPLGWEVNVDLKLFVHNGKLHKYLTVTDGLVKRYNNAKKEWGFGQLIPRSTFYNANEGYLDQDTGSFGAEIFIVKPAQQQEKVTFISNPPNNVFTWKILRFSTLEDKFYYSDDFLVEDRYWRLGFNPKGDGGGRPHALPIFLFAQGHKANAVATNTWGAVNLRLKNQRSTNHRQIYSAAWYPIGSGYGVGVNNIILLADLNDASKGYLVNDAIIFEAEMVKVSITNIVSA; from the exons CAGAGGAATAGAGTACAACAGTTCTTACAGTCTCGAGGAGAATCTTG GAGTGACAAGAGAGTTGAGAGAAGAGCGACCATCGAGTAAGATAGTGACAATAACAAGCTTCTCAGTGATTAAAGGCAGAGGAGAACCCTAtgaatcctctgtttttgaggCTGCTGGTTACAAATG GAGATTGGTTTTGTACGTGAATGGTAATAAAAACGACGGTGGAAATGATCATATTTCCCTTTACGCAAGGATCGAAGAGACAAACTCTCTTCCATTAGGTTGGGAAGTGAATGTTGATCTCAAACTCTTTGTCCATAATGGGAAGCTACACAAATATTTGACTGTTACAG ATGGCTTAGTGAAGCGATATAACAATGCGAAAAAAGAATGGGGTTTCGGACAATTGATTCCTCGATCAACATTCTACAACGCGAACGAAGGTTACCTTGACCAGGACACTGGTTCTTTTGGTGCTGAGATCTTTATTGTTAAACCGGCTCAACAACAAGAGAAAGTTACATTCATATCAAACCCTCCAAACAATGTTTTCACTTGGAAGATACTTCGTTTCTCTACCTTGGAAGATAAATTCTATTACTCCGATGATTTTCTCGTTGAAGACCGATACTG GAGACTAGGATTTAACCCGAAAGGGGATGGAGGAGGAAGACCACATGCACTTCCAATCTTCCTATTTGCTCAAGGCCATAAGGCAAATGCAGTTGCTACAAACACTTGGGGAGCGGTTAATCTGCGGTTAAAGAATCAACGAAGTACTAACCATAGACAAAtatatt CTGCAGCTTGGTACCCGATTGGAAGCGGTTATGGTGTGGGAGTGAACAATATCATACTGTTAGCTGATTTAAACGATGCATCAAAAGGATATTTGGTGAATGATGCCATTATCTTTGAAGCTGAAATGGTTAAGGTCTCTATAACCAACATCGTCTCCGCTTAA